The following is a genomic window from Motilibacter rhizosphaerae.
GTACCCCGGAGACACCCCGCTGGGTTGATGAGCCACAAACAGCCCGGGACGAGAGTGGTCGCGGCACCTCACGAACCCGACAGACAGGTGCTAGACGGCGAGGAAATCCGATGTACCAGCAAGAAGGCGACACCCCGGCAGACAGTCGCCCAGTCATACCCGGCTTACTCGCGCGCCGCCGCCGAAGGATCAAGGCCCTGGGTGTGGTCGCGCTGTTCCTCGCGACCGTAGGGGGCCTTCTCCTCACCCACCCGGCCGACGACCCGGGCGACGACACGTGCCCTTCGGTCGAGATCGCCTTCGCCCGCGGGACCGGCGAGCCCGCAGGGCTCGGCGGCGTCGGCAGCGCGTTCACCTCGGGCCTTGCCCGCCTGCTCGAGGGAAAGCACGTGTCGGCCTACGCGGTCAACTACACCGCCGCGGAGAACCAGCTCGGCGTCGGAGCGGGAGCGGCCGACCTCGTCGGGCACCTCAAGGCGAGGGCCGACGCGTGCCCCAGTACCCGCTTCGTCCTGGCCGGCTACTCGCAGGGGGCCAGCGTCGTCGATGAGGCCCTGGGCATCTTCGGCGGCAGCGTCGACCAGCAACTCCCGGCGACTCTCAGCAGCCACGTCGGCGCGGTCGTCGTCTTCGGCAACCCTCTCGGCCTCCTCGGGCGAACTATCGAGACCAGCAGCCCCGTCTACGGACCCCTCGCCTCCTCGTTCTGCGCCGCCGGAGACCCGGTTTGCGGCGGAGGGTTCGACATGCGCGCCCACCACATCTACCTCACCAACGGTGACGCCGACGCTGGCGCTGCCGCGGCCTTCCGACACCTGAAGCAGCACAGTTGAGTCCCGCACCCGGCTTCGTACGGGGTGCCACTGAGCGCCACCACCTGCCGCCGGAGCCCCGGAACTGGTTCGCGAGGGCGTCCTACCGGATCCCGGGCCGCGGGCCGCGGGCGCATCACGCCATGTCAGCGTCAGCAGATGTGCTTGGCTGTCAGTGGGCGCGCGATCCGTGGCCAAGACGTCAGCGGGGGGAAACGCTCTCCCGCACCGGGACGGATTCCACGTAGAGGCGTGACGGGAGTTCATCGAGAGTCTGGAACAGGACTGGGTCCATCTCGCTCCCGGCGGTGGAAGCCATCTCCTTGCCGAAGGCCTTCGCCCAGGAGCGCCAGACCTCGCGCTCCTCGGCGTCCAGCGGTACCCGCTCGACGAAGATGAGTTGCACGCGCATGGGCCGGAGCCTGGTTCCGTCGAGGACGCGGACGCGGATCTCGTCGAGCTTCTGCCACCACTCCGGTTTTTGCTTCCGGACGGAGCGCATGTGCGCGGCGAGGGAGTCTGGGAGCTTCTCGCTGAGCGAGGAGTGAAGGGCGGGGCGGTAGAACTTGACGGCGATCCGCTCGGCGAAGGCCAGCGCGTCGTTCTCGGTGGCGAAGCCCGGTCTCGGCACGCCGGCGAGGAGAGCCTCCTTGGTGACGGGCAAGCTGACCCGGAGGTCGACGGCCCAGTCCCCTGGGGAGGGCGGAGCTGTAAGGGCGACCAGGTCGACCCGGCCGTGCTTCTTGATGGTGGTGATGCTGTTCTCGGACCACCCCTCGAGCGAGATGACAGGGCTGACCTGGACGAAGGGGTGGCGGCTGCCCGGAGGGGCAGCGCCGATGTCGCAGGTCTGGCTGGTGATCGCGGCCCAACGGAACGGGATGTCACTACGAGAGACCTGCCAGTTACGGAGCGCCCGGTCGGCGGCTTCCGCTGTTGTGTCGACCAACACAGGTGCGACGTACGCGTCGGTGCTGGGCTCGGCCCACGCCAGGTGTGGGCCGTCCAGTAGGTCTCCCTGAGACCACCGGCCGAGGAGGGCGGCCTCGTCATCCGTCCAAGATCGGCCGTAGTCGTCGACGGAGAGGTCGCCGGGTGGGTCGGGGGCCGGTTCGGTCACTCGCGGAGTCCCGCCGGGGCGTCGACGGAGCCGTCCCGGCCGACGACGCGGCCGTCGGCGGGGACGCTCCGGCGCCGGTCGGGTCGGCGGGCGGCGACGTCCGGCTCGTCGCCGGGGTGGCGGTCGGCTCCGGCGGCGGCGAGCTGGGCGATGGCGCGCCGATGCGGGTCGGCAGCCCGTGCTCGGGTGTCGAGCAGGGCAGCGGCTACGAGGCGGTCGGTGTCGCCTGCCCGGAAGGCGGTGCGGCGGTCTGGATCACGGCGGATCCACGCGGCTACTTCCTCGGGCGTGCCCAGGAGTGCGAGGAGGTCCTCGGCGACCTGGACGAGGAGCCAGAGGGAGCCCTGGGTCTGCACTCGAGGGGTGACGCCACCGAACCACGAGTAGAAGGTCCGCGGGGCGATGCCCGCGGCGGTGGTGACGTCGGCCAGGGGCAACCCCATGACCTGCGAGACGTAGTGGACGGCCTCGAACGCGCTGTCGGGGCGGCTGGGCTCCCGCATGTCTGCGGCGGACCGTGCGGCCCGGGCGGGCGGAGCCAGAGCGTCGGCGACCCTGCCGACGACGACAGCTACGCCGTCCAGGACGGAGGTCACGATGTCGGTCGCGGTGAAGCGGAAGGTGTCGCCG
Proteins encoded in this region:
- a CDS encoding cutinase family protein codes for the protein MYQQEGDTPADSRPVIPGLLARRRRRIKALGVVALFLATVGGLLLTHPADDPGDDTCPSVEIAFARGTGEPAGLGGVGSAFTSGLARLLEGKHVSAYAVNYTAAENQLGVGAGAADLVGHLKARADACPSTRFVLAGYSQGASVVDEALGIFGGSVDQQLPATLSSHVGAVVVFGNPLGLLGRTIETSSPVYGPLASSFCAAGDPVCGGGFDMRAHHIYLTNGDADAGAAAAFRHLKQHS